acCTTCAATTATTTAAGTTCAAAAAATTTCTAGATCTTCTGTAAAAGGGCTTTACAGGTTAAATTTCAATGGTGGCCACAAGTCATAAACATTGACCACTTTCTGTGATATttgtcaataaaatataaaaatagaaaccaaagATCATGTGACAACAATACAATAATTCATCTAAAATACCAGAGTAGAGTATGagagaaatactgaaaaaattaACCTCccattattttattaagaatttgtAAGTTATGTCATACTTACTGGACTGTAATAACAGCAATAGCTGTGAGGATCACAGCAGACATAAAGGCAGCTATGGCTGCTAATGCAATTTTTGATAAACTACTGTCAATCATGCTGTGAGTTTTCATGGACTTTTCCCCACACCGTTCACCGAAATATTCTTGCTGACATCTGCAAacaattcacatttaaaaattataatcacaaaatcattcggtgtaTTTTAAGCTTACTTTCCAGATCATAAAGAACCATTTAATTCCGACATTAAAAAAGTTATGCCATATACTCGTATTTTAAATAATGAGACACAGAATGCATTCTAACTAAGGATCTATTAGTATAAGAACAAGTTGAGATTAGTTTGGGTGTGATATTCCAAGAAGACACGCCTTGtcattctttgtgtttcttttatgaTCAACTGATGAGTTCAGTGATTTGTTATGCGGTTGATACCTTCCACTATTATTTAATGTGCTAGCTGCTTGTGGGAGGTAAGGGGGGAGGAGGTTAAAACAACATGAAAGATTATGCAAAAATTACCTTTAGGTCCTTTTTTaaaggagttttttaaaaatgcatacacacacacacacacacacacacacacatatagaaagagagagagagagagagcacgagCATGCACAAAAAATAATGGTTTATACCAGGGGTCAGGAAACTACAGCCCACGGATCAAATCTGGCCATttgctgcttttttgttttgttaaacaaCCTGCAAGCTAAGAatagttttcacatttttttttttttttttttttttttttttttgagacagagtctcgctctgtcgcccaggctggagtgcagtggcgcgatctcggctcactgcaagctccggctcccgggttcacgccattctcctgcctcagcctcccgagtagctgggactacaggcgcccgccaacacgcccggctaattttttgtatttttagtagagacggggtttcaccgtgttagccaggatggtctcgatctcctgacctcgtgatccgcccgcctcggcctcccaaagtgctgggattacaggcttgagccaccgcgcccggcctcacatttttgttttgttttgttttgaggcagggcctcgctctgtcacccaggctggagtgtagtggtgcgatcgcggctcactgtagtctcaacctcctgagctcaagcaattaattcttctacctcagcctcccagactgctgggactacaggctgtcACCATGGTACTTGGctaaacttttttgtattttttgtagaggtggggtttcaccccatgttgcccaggctggtctcaaactcttgggcttaagggatctgcccacctcagctccccaaagtgctgggaatgcaggtgtgaaccactgaacccaccaatttttacatttttaaatggttacacTTTAATTGGTTGTTTAAGTACATATAACAATCTTGGCCCACTAAGCCTACAATCTTTACTATCTGGTGCTTTAACAAAAAGTTTACTGACCCTTGGTTTATACATTGGAAAAATAAATGGTTTCCTGCAGTTAGGGGTTTCAGACATGGTGCTAGAAATACAGAATTCTATATGCTTTAGGAAAACTTACTTGCATGTTACTGCTTCCAGGTGCTCTATATATTTGCATTCTCCGTGAATGCAGAAATTTTGAAATTCTGCATTACatggatttttcttctttctgtttcttctattttttccatttttgcctccctttttctttcttttgggtttatCTGAAGTATTTTCACTTTCCGTCTTGTTTTTGGGGGGCTTAACTACCtgttcaactaaaaaagaaaagatttattgACAAGAGTCTCTCAAACTTGAATATCATTTTAGAGACATGAGAGAAAGATGTCATAGCGGTGAGCGCTCACAGGGGTAACAGCCATGCGCGCCTCATTACCTAACACAATATAAAAGTTAGAGAGGATTGAATAACTCTAATtcataattttcagttttttctacCTGAGAGTAGTGTCCACTCATGATTATAGTTGGGAATTAGTGAGTACTACTTGCAGGTGGAAAAAACTGAGAATTATAAATTAGAGTTACTCTATGTTACAATGCTCCAACTCCCAGATAACAACAGGTTATAATCAAATTGATAATTTCCATGGAGCTCATTTTCGTGGTCAATCTATGTAAAAACAGGAGCCCAGGAATATTTGTACTCAGTGCTTCAGAGATTTATCTTATCAGATCCACAGAAACTTTTGTTCAGTCTTGCAGTTATGCAAGGTGTAGTTTACCCACATACTAAAGATAGGAAAGGACTTTGCATGTTAGTGCTGTGCATTTTGTTACACTAATGTCTGAAGAGGTTTATCCAAGTGAATATTTAGCAAACAGATTTCTGTAAAGAGAAAATACCATTAGTCATAACGGTCATGCAGCACccattaaatacaaaatattagaaacataGTGAAGGTCAAGTAGGGTATCAAAGATAGAATATCTGTGAttaaggaaatggaaaataaatactgAGTATTTTAGCAGattattataataacatttaACAAAAGTAAAATTAGTAGCAAATGTTTAAGAGGTGGTTATGCAATTTTTATATTGAAACTTTTCTCTGATGATAAAAAAGCACAAGATAGAAAAGTCCTTTAAgagaaatattttgaatgaaCGTAACTTCACTTTATCAAATAGATTACAAACTATAGACAGAGGCAAATAATAAGTAGTCACTATGCTGAAGTGTTGCAATAAGCACTAACATCATGGACATTTAACTTAGCCTTTTGAAGGTGTTCAGCCAATATTTTCACTCTATTTCACAATGCATTGCAATTTTGAGCACTAGTCATCATTTGTACTACTAATCATTTACTTGGCCTTCTGAAGTGTTAACAACTTGAAACATGTTTAAGAGAACAGTTTCTAGACACCTTGATGGGTCTAATCTCATGCCTTCAAAAATAAGCACAAACGAACCTCTTCCCCACCTCACAGAAAAGCACACTTTCAGAAGGAAGGGAATTAAGTGGAGTGTTCGCTAAAGGTTTTCTCACTTCCCACTCACCCCAGTCACTGTCCCTCTGGTACCACTTGATGTCCCTTCACCAGTTCTGAGAACCAGACAGAGGGGGAGAAGCCAGGGAAACTCAAGTCAggacagaaaaggccttcaagagCTCTGAAACCATCTTGCCCTGCCTCTGTAATGGATGCTATTAGGACATTTAGATCTTATTTATTGTTAACCTCTTCTTCCTTCAAACTCCAAAGTATGCAATATTTCTCTCTTACTTTGGTACTTTCACTCCAAGCAAAgggcctttttaaaatatgaggtaACAGGAAAGTGAAAGAAACCATGGGTCACTATTATATAACTAACAAATGGGATTTGGGGTTAAAGAGTAATTTTAGCAATACAAAATCTATGTATATTCACCCTTCTTTAATATTTCCAGatggcattattattattccatCAGTTTCTCATCACCTAGTACTTAAATGCTAAAGTCTAATGCCTCCTGTCCCATTACTTCCTCTGTTCCCTTATTTGTGTTAAAATGCAGTTATCTGGGGAAGGGTGGTGTGGGGGAAGGGGATACAAAAGCTAAGATACAAAGTAGATAGGAATGGTTAATGTCTAAATTTGTCTCTCAGAATGGGGGGCATGTAGTACAGTGGGAAAGAGCTTAGTGTCTCTTCTGCATAGAATCAAACAGACTGGAGCTCTAATTCTATCTCATCTGCTTGTTACCTGTGGAACTGAGAGCAAAACCTTTTTGGGCTTCAGttatcacatctgtaaaatgaggataacaattCCTACTTAAAGTCATTGTGAAGATTAGGTTTAAAAATGAGACATACACCATTTGTGATCACTCTGGCCATATAGGATGTGCCCACATTATGGTTCTTTTTGTCTCAGTTTACCTAGGGGTTATCCAACAGATGGACATACAATAAAGCCACTAGAAAATCTGGGGAGCAGCTTTACTTCTGAAGCAGCTTTGCTCATATAAACCCACATCTCATAGGCCATATTTTTGCTTTATCCTCTACTTACCTCTGACTGAATCATCGACAATATAGCCAGGTATTTGTGGTTCGTTATCATACTCTTCTGAATAGTCATAGTCGGCTCCCGAGGGCAGTTCACTACCAGAAGGCATTTCACTCACAGGGGAAATCTCACTTCCTGAAGACATCTCACTTCTTGAGGTAACCTCAAATCCATCAGCACTGTGGTCCCCAGAAAATGGTCCACGCTTCCCAGAGTAGGTGTCATTGAGGTCCAATCCAGCAGCATAATGGCCTGCAGGGGAGGgaataagggaagaaaagaaaaggtaaagtaGGGTGCCTGTCTCTCCAGTCAGCTGTGTTAggtagaaatgtttatttttgacaTCAAAGCAGTTATTGCACATGTGCTATTGCTTGTGATTGAGTCATTTCTATGAAAGAAACTTTACATTTTTGCCAGCAAGCAAATTCAGCTGTCCCAATTACAGAGCTGATtttatgaagtttttcttttccacagaTAATCCACATTAATTTCCACATCAAAAAAATCCTGCCAAATTGGCAAATTAATCTAACACAATAATTTGATGGGTAATGTCTAAAAATTCCCATCACTTCACACtccaaatgcatttctttttttgctaGAATGCCACCCTGGCCTATTTCATAGGTTCTAGACATAAATAGCAGATTTTCTTAATAtgtgttcatatttttaaaagattatgtaCATAAAAcgtaaaaataatataaacagtgGTTAATTATATcgattattattgtcatttttcattattatcattattattactacatAGACAATAAACTGAGTACTAAGTAAGATTTGGGGCCCAGAGTTAAGCCAACGCTTTATCTTGCTTTTTCTTAGGTCTCCATAAAACAGCATCAGAGTGGTGCTTTTAACCTCTCGCCGGAACACTCTAAGTCCCTCTAGGAAGGTAAAGAAAGAATCACTAGACAGAGGAGATGGAGAATTAGGCAGGAGGCAGCAAACACTGCTGGCTCCAAGATCTGCGgaaatcacttcacctctctaaATCTtggtctttttaatctttttaatctGTGAAACGAAAGGTTAGGTTCAAATGATCTCTCCCGTCTTCTCAGCTGAACTAAAGAAAAAGTACAGCGATTCTCTGGGACACCTTGTCCTGGACGTCTGAGACATCtgcccttctctcttcctcctaggGAGGGAGCTACAGTGATCACCTCCTGCGACGCAGGGTCGGGGGAGCTAAAGGGCGATTTTTAGAGAAGTAAGAGCCAAACTCAAGAGGCAACAGCTTTTGCCCGCCATGGGAGGAGAGCCCAGCAGTTCAGCGCCGGTGAATCCTCACCTGAGCCGAGTATCAAGAGCGACAGCACCACCGGCGCCGGCGGTAGTAGCGGGGCTCTCATTGGTCCTTCGGGGCGGCGGCGTCTCGGTCTCTGGGGCAACTCGGTCTCTGGGACGCGAGCTGCGGCCAAAACGACCGGGTGTTGGAAGAGCTAGTGGAGACCGGGAGTATGCGCCGCTCTCCAAGGCTTGGGGAGCTCGGGCGGCGGGCGCAGCGCCTCGGGCTGTCCCGGGACCTCTGGGGCGCTGGCACCCAGGTGTGCGAACGTCTGTAGGGCGGCGCGCACCTGCTGCTTTATAGGCTCAGCCGGGAGGGGGCCGCAGCCCATGACGTCAAGGCCCGGCCGTGGGTGGAGGCAGGCGGTGCCCAAGAAGGTGCTACTCAAAACCACGCGCGGAGGACACACGCCCCGCCTCCTTGTGCGTAAGGATTCGCGGAGAGGAAGTGGAATTTAAACCTCCAGCTGCAAGCCATTTTTGAGGGCGAGCAGGACTGGAGTTCCGGAGCTAGTACTTGACAGAAGTCCCGATGTTTCAAACTGTGACAACCTCTTTGTATACTTAACATCTACAACAGACAGGGATTAAATAGAAGAGTGCGGTATTTAGATGTAAAAGTACTTTAAGACCAAGAGTGACTTTGCCTGATGTTTCCAACAAGGATAAAGGACGAGAGAGAACTCAATGAGGAATTGCTTCATGTAGTATAGGCTTCTATCTGTCAAAAGCCCCTTCCCACCCATTTCTGTGAAGTGGCCAGAATTTCAAATCCCCTCACTCCCTATTTCTTTATGTGGCCCAGGGGCCTCACcaacattaatatttattgatgatTATTGCCAAATTATGCACTTAAAATTTTACCTACACCATCCCACAGCCGATAATGTTCAAAGCCAGGTGGATATGAATTCTTCATCTGACTCTGAAATCTGCTGGTTTCCACTCTGATAAAGGAATTTAGGTTTAAACTGATCCTTGAAAAGAGGGTTTATGGGAAGAACAATATTTAGCCTAAAGGATAATTTCTACTGGTGGCATACTGGCGTTTAGGTGAAGGGTAGTGCTCTAGACTGTGCCTCTCAAATCCCAACATAAAAAGGTCAGCGCTGAGGGCCCACTTATAACCTAGTAGGATATTTAATCATGACAAGTAGATAAAATGAAGAGGAGACAGGAAGCTACTTAATTTGACTAACTTGGATGTACTGTCAACTAAAGAACTGGATTTTTCTTGacttaaggaagagaaaaagcattGTTCATTTTCCTTCACCTGGAGATATGTATCTCTTTCCTGATTGTTTCAGTAACACAGCCCTTTTAGGAATGTaggtcaggccaggtgcagtggctcatgcctgtaattccagcactttgggaggccaaggcgggtggatcacctgaggtcaggagttcgagagcagcctggccaagatggcaaaaccccatctttactaaaaatacaaagaaaattagccgggcctgatgacgcgcgcctgtagtcccagctactcgggagggctgaggcaggagactcccttgaacccagcaggcagaggttgcagtgagccaaggtcatgccactgcactccagcgtgggtgatagagcgagactcccactcaaaataataataataataataataataataataataataacgtgAGTCACAGTGCATCTGTCCTAATtctggaaaatttttttaaaagatcacttatTTTTAATGGTATATCACAGTGCGTAGTCCAAATAATATCATGCATTTAGTAGAATGAAATAATCATGAATCATGCCTTCTATTCCACATTTGTTGAGACTGTATTTTATGTGAGCCACCTGCTTTATATTTTATGAAGGGGAGCAGTATCGGTTCACCAGGAGCTCGGTGGTGTGGGCCAGGCACATAGATAAGTAATTCTAATAGATCACATGATAAGAAGGGTTCAGAGTGCCATGGAAAACAAGGACATGGTTTAATTTTGCCTCTGTTTAATGGAAAGCTCTGTGGAAAGATGAAGAGGCCCCTCAAAGACCTTCCCAGAAAATCttttaaatggaataaaaacCTGATGTCAGGGTATGACCAAGTATGGGAAATAAGGCTAGAAAAGTGTCATGCCCATTCCAAAGTGAAGTAGGGGCCTGCACTGTCATCTGTTCTGGTGGATGAGGCAATTGTGATTCAGAGAGATTGAGAGACTTGCCCAAAGATTTCAAAAGATTCTTTTGGAGACTTTGTTTGGAGCTCATGCAGTTGGTCTACACTGTTGCACCTTTATGCTCTCATAGGCTTCGTTTCTGTTCTAGccgtttttctcttttctttttttttttttttgattgacaAGTAACTTCATATTTGTAGTATATGACacgatgttttgatatatgtatacactgaggttaaatcaagctatttaacatatgcGATACTTTCCATTTTCTTACTCTTCTTATTGAGGTGAAAACACATTGTGCAGATCAGTCATCAGAAATGTTTCACTTTTGGGAAAGTGGACTGTTTATATTGGAAATTGCTTAGTTTTTTTTCCAGTTGGAAATTTAGAGGATGATCATTTACAATGATGTGGCACATAACCTAGATCATGGGGGCAGCATAGCTGAGTGCTTTGGATGAGCTTTAGATTCAAACCAATGTGGGTTTTCATATACAAATTCTACCACATACTAAGTTACTTAATATTTGAAAGATTCagattcctcatctgaaaataaaattaaagataccTACATGCTCTTAAGCAGATCAAATGGATAAGATACATGACAAGTAATACCAGATCCTAGCATatagtgagtgctcaataaatggcagctatCATGAATATCCTTGATATTATGGTAGTTATACTATGTAAATCATATTTAAGAACTGAAGGACTCTTATAAATGGAGCTACAGAGCAAGTGAAGTAATCTTCAATATTTTCAAGCCATGAACTTAGTACTTACTTCACATTAAGACTGACCATTTTGGGTATTTTATGGTGCATCATTGGGCAGCATGGAGTGTCATCACAACCACATCACATTGCAGCACCCGCTGATGTGTCATGGCATTCTGGAATATATGCATGAGTTGGAAGCCAACCCTGTGTAAATGTAGGATTCTTTACATTCAACATTCTGCATGCTAGGCTGAGACAAAGAGGAACAATTTCAAAAAGTTTGAGTAACAGCCCTTTTTTATCATGATAAATTGATGGTCCTTTAATCTATGTATAGGTTAAAGGCAGCCCTAAGAGCAAATGCTCCTAACCACTCAATTTGATGCCTACTCCATGAGTCTTGATATTTCATATGAATAGTGAAATGATTTCACTTTGGCTCTGCTGAAAGATGTGCTATAAAACCAAAAGTATAATCATGTTCATATGATTGATATTGAATTTTTATAGATAGTCCTAGAGTGAGTTAAGTATTGCATCACAGTTACTTTTATGAGTCAACACGCAAACCTCCAAACCAGAATTAAGAAATCCTCCAATGTATAAGCAACATTCCCtatattattaataaatgcaCTAGCTCcatttagatatatatatatatatgatgttctttttattttataatttatccaTACTGAAGAATACATccatcaggctgggcacggtggctcacgcctgtaatcccagcactttgggaggccaagacaggtggatcatctcaggtcaggagtttgagaccagcctggccaacatgatgaaaccctgtctctactaaaacgacaaaacttagccgggtgcagtggcaggcacctgtagtcccagctacttgggagggggactgaggcaggggaatcacttgaatgcaggaggcggaggttgcagtgagccaagatcatgccactgcactccagactgggtgacagagagtgagactctgtgtcaaaatacatatatataatttttagttcCTTCAAAAAGAAGCCTTAACAGCATTTTGAGTACCTTGATATACCAATAAAGTCAAATTACAGTTGACTTTTTAACACTGTGGTGTGAAAGGGTGCCTACCTGACATgagaaaaatccatgtataacttttgactcccccaaaacttaactactaattcCCTACTGGTGCCCAGAACACTTATTGATAATATAAAGTTGATTAACATTATTTTTTGTGTTATATGTATTGTAAACTCTTACAATAGGCTAGAGAtaaaaattcttaagaaaatcataagagaaacatatttaatatttattaagaaaaagtgGTAATTATAAAGGTCTTTATCCTCATTATCTTCATGTtgaataggctgaggaggagaaggaagaggaagggctggtcttgctgtcttaggagtggcagaagcagaagaggtggaaggggaggcaggaaatATTTTTAGGCCATACAGTTCATCTGCagattttttcaaattgttgcaaatctcAGAAGACTTTTCCAATACATTTACTGAAAAAAGTCTGTGAATAAATGGACTTTTGTATTTCAAACCCATAGTGTTCAAGGCTCAACTATACTTTCACGACCTCAACAGTGTGGCTTTTGCAGAGCAAGGACTGGCAGATGGGGCTGAGGGCAGTGGATGATTATATACAATAGAAACTAAGTAAATGTAATATGctattgaggcaggaggataggttctggaggcagggaacctaaggccaacTCAGGCTGACTGGATatcagaggctactccctttgaAACCCTCCTTTTGCTGTGCGGCAGTTGCTGCCTGGCAGCTGGAAaatgaaagtacctctgattggtccactcccacaaccaatcagactggtcaCAGGCTTACGCTtcaaccaatcagactggtcaCAGAGCACTAGCGTGAACCAATGGGAAACCTTTAGAGGATATATAAactccagaaaattctgtaaccagtgCTCCTGAGCTTGTTGCTTGAGCCCACTTCCTCCCTGCAAAGTgtactttcatttaaaataaatctctgctttggCTTGCCTTGCTTGTGTgctttgtccaattctttgttctaaatgccaagaacctggacaactacCCTCAACCAGTAACATGTTTTGGCAAACCAGCCAGGAGGTAAACCCAaaatttaggttttatatttctttttctctctgccttttcctTTCCAACTCAGGACCTTCAGTGGACAGCATCTAAGCAACTGCAGGTTTCTGGCCGGGGCCACTCTCTGGTGAAACTGAAAGGTTTCACCGGGGCCACTGCCTGGTTTGGATGAGGGACCTGAGTCCTTTTCTTTCTCAATCTTTCAGTGGCTGTTTCCTAGTAGCCCCTGGGTAATTGAGGGTAACTGGCTGGGACCATTCTCCAGTGTTACTTGAAAGCCAAGGAGTGAATGGGGATAGCTGGCCTTGCCCAGAGGGGGAAAGAACTATTTTCTATCTTATAGTCCCTGATCCCTATGTGTGACAGAATTGGCAGCAGCGGCTTGTCCAGGGCGAATTCACACACATTTCAGGTGACTTAAACCTTCTTTCTTTACACTAAATTCTCCTCTTCCCCTACTTGACTTGTTAGGGGCAAGTCGGGGGTTTGGCCTTGTTGTAGATGGTCTGTGTGAGTCATGGGGGACAGGGTGTGATTCGTGGAAGGTAATCTATTATAATTTAATCTTGCCTAAATTTAGAGAGTTAAAGAATTGTTTTAAGTGGGATAGGAAAACCCAAAGGGTCGTAATTGTAGAAGTCGAAGCCTTCTAGAAGCTGAGGCCTTCATCCGGGGACAAGAAGGAAAGTTCATAGTGGGTCATCAGTGGTGAAAGTGGTGCCTGCACTCATCTAAGGTCAGAGGCATCTGACAGACTAAGTCAGGGGCTCTAAAGTGGGGAAACCCCCAGGGACCCCGGTCAAGACTCAAAATTCTTCCAGGAGGACACCCCGGGTAAAATTTGGGTCTTCTAATACTTTTCTAAGTCCAGACCACTATGGGAAACTCTCCATCCATCACACCTGATTCTTCTATGGGCAACACTCCATCTGTTCCACTTGATTCCCCAATTGGCTGCATCCTCCACCATTGGACACTATCCTGCAATTAGGCCTATTTTGTACAAGGCAGGGCAAATGGTCAGAAATCCCATATGTACAGGTCTTCATGGCCCTATACCAAAACCTAATAGATATTATAGATGACCCCCCTTTTACAAGAGCCACTTGTCTCAGGGTGAAAAGCAACCATCTCCATATAGCCCCTTGCCAAGTGTTCCTGAGGCTAAAACCCAAACATTGGGGACCTTACCAAGTCCCCCTCACACTCAGAGGTGAACACCATATTTGACTCTCCCTTTATCCCTTCTACTCCTTAAGGAAGTAGCAAGAGCTGAGGGGCAATTCCTAGTGCAGGCTCCTTCTCTATAACTAATATACAACAATGTAAGGAAAGGCCAGGAAACTACCCCGAGAATCCTAGGAAATTTGCAGATGGTTTCATTCTAGCAAATTGTTGCACCCCCTTTGAAAAGGAATGAATCTTTGAGGCCACCCATTGGGAAGTGGACAATTTATTCACTCGAAACCCTCAGAGAAATCACCTGGGCCCAGACACTGTCCCCACTACTGATCCTAATTGGGACTATAACACATCCATGGGAATGGACAACTAGGCTAAATTGCTTGAGGCCCTCCTTGAAGGAATGAGAAAGGGAATAATTAAGGCAATAAATTATGATAAAGTAAGGGAGATTACATAGGGCATGGAGGAAAATCCAGCCATGTTTTATGGCAAGCTGgaggaagctttttaaaaatatgctaatcTGGACCCTTCCTTTCCCAAAGGTAAAATATTAATGGCACAACATTTTATTAGCCAATCCACACCAGATACTCCAAAAGCTACAGATGGAGCCATAAACTAATCAAAATCAACTTCATGATACCACCTATATGGTGTATAACTACCGTGAtctggaagaaggaaaaagggaacagAGTAAAGAAAAACAGCAAGCCAAAATTACGGCAGTCATCATTGGTGACGCCCTGAATGCCCAAAAACATCCAAGGGAAACCCAAAGGGGCACAAGGATAATGCCAACAGGGGCTCTTGCTTCAAGTGCAAGGAACCTGGGCATTGGACAAAGGACTATACCAAGCCTTTGCCAAACCCGGCCAAAAATATGAGGGTGCCAGTTATGATCCTTGGCACTGGAGGGTTGACTGCCTCCACTCCCTCCAAGGAGCTCAGTCAGGCAAAACTCCAGCAGTGCCAAAAGAGGAATCAGATGAAGACTGAAGAGGCCCGGGGTCTTTCTTATCAACCCTGTCCAGGAACACAGTAGTTACTACTGAGGAGCCCTGAGTAACTCCGGACATCATGAGCACccaaattcagtttctttttgaTGCAGGGCCAAATTACACTGTCCTTACTGCTCGTGCAGGAAAACTTTCCCCAGGGTCCACGAGTGTTAGGGAAATAGAAGGAAAGTCACAAACAAGATTCTTTACTCCTTTGTCAATTCGAGAAATCTTCCAACAGAAATTTCTAGAAGTACCAAGCTGCCCAGTCCCCCTGTTGGGAAGAGATATTATGGTTAAAATAAGGGCACTACTACAATTGAAGTGTCACCCAGTGAAATTGCTAAAAGTCAAAAATATAGACAATGCCGCAGACCACACTAATAAACAGGTTAACCCACTGGCATGGCATACAGGGAAACCAGGGAAGGCTAAAACAGTAGTGCCAGTCAAAAATACAGCTTAAAGACCCCAACTGTTTTTCCAATCAAAAACAATACCCAATTAAGTTGGAAGCAAGAAGAGGCCTAGCACCCATAGTTGAGTTATTATTTACCCCTGGGATCTTGAAACCCTGTGGTTCTTTGTACAACACCTCCATCTTACCCATTCTAAAGTCAGGGTAATGCCAGTTAGTACAAGACCTCAGAATAATTTAATGAGGCTGTTATCCCTGTCT
The nucleotide sequence above comes from Symphalangus syndactylus isolate Jambi chromosome 10, NHGRI_mSymSyn1-v2.1_pri, whole genome shotgun sequence. Encoded proteins:
- the AREG gene encoding amphiregulin, which produces MRAPLLPPAPVVLSLLILGSGHYAAGLDLNDTYSGKRGPFSGDHSADGFEVTSRSEMSSGSEISPVSEMPSGSELPSGADYDYSEEYDNEPQIPGYIVDDSVRVEQVVKPPKNKTESENTSDKPKRKKKGGKNGKNRRNRKKKNPCNAEFQNFCIHGECKYIEHLEAVTCKCQQEYFGERCGEKSMKTHSMIDSSLSKIALAAIAAFMSAVILTAIAVITVQLRRRYVRKYEGEAEERKKLRQENGNVHAIA